The sequence below is a genomic window from Phoenix dactylifera cultivar Barhee BC4 chromosome 8, palm_55x_up_171113_PBpolish2nd_filt_p, whole genome shotgun sequence.
AACAAGACTCAGACTTCTAAGAAATACACAATTTGAACAGATATTCAGTATGGCCCTTACCTTTTTATCATGGCCCCCACTAGCAAGCAGCTTCCCATCAGATGAGAAGTGGCAGCAAACAACCTTACTTGTACTTGCCCGAGTAGATAAAATCTCAGTAAATGTAAAACCTAGCAACAAAATGCAAACAAGGTTAACACCAGAATCATTTTTTATGATAAAAGGCTGAATTTACAAAGTTGAAATTCCTATTTCAACAAATATATGTTATCAGGCATTGATACAGAATGATACAAACACACCTTCGCCAACATCCATACAATGACCTACTGTATCTCTTGGATCCGGGTCATCATGAGACAAAAATGACTCGACATTGTCTTCCAGTGAAGCATCCTCAACAAATCGGTCTATATCAGCCTGCAATTCAATAACTCTATTATCCCCACCGACATTTACAAAAACTACTCCAGGAAGAACCAGACAAAATCGGAGttaatttgcatatataccagcTGGTTTGATGGTGATGTTAAAGTTCCAGTGCCATCAGAACCAAACACCATCAAAGGTTTAGATGAGCCAGCACTATGTTGCAACGATGGCATTGAAATCACATCTCCTGGAGTATGCGTCGACGGCGTTGAGGGTGCCGAGCTTGGAGAGGGGCCTGCGGTGTTTGCAGTTCCTGAACTGTTGGCCGGACCGGAGGATGATACAGGTTGTTTTCGCTTGCGTCCATTCTGATTTTTTGATACCTGAAAATTCAATTGGTAAAATGCTAAAATTAGCTTAACATGAAAGGGGAAGAATTTTGTCGATCAAATCGCAGATTAAATATGGGAAAGGAACTCCCAATTCCTGAAAAAGAATAGAATATTTATCATTTAACTGTGAACCATAGCTTGCAAAACAGATGTTGTTTAAATGATATCATTAGATTTCTTCTAAaccttttcttttgaagattGGGAAGGGCCAATTCCCACCTTCTACACTATGCACGTCCTACTCTTCAAGGGCCGATGCAACTGGAAACGATCTCCCACCCCCTTGCCGAAGCGGCAAGAGGTGATACCATCCGAGCAAGCAAGCACCCCCATAACAGattgtttaaaaagaaaaattttggatTCAAAAGCATACAGACCAGTGATCAAAAAAATTTTAGCTACAGAAGAAACAAAAAGGTTAAGCCAGCACTTTGACACAGTAGCCCACCACGTTGCACATTCGCAACATATCACATTGCAACACATGTATATGATAATATGACTGAACATTCAAAATAGCATCATAAACCTATAATAGTTAGATGTTTTTTTCTCTCAAGATAATGACTCTTATGTCAATATTTAAAACCATGACTTTCCTTCTCTGCAAACTGAGTTTTGAAGCATTGCAAAGTCAATCATTTACTGACAATGGAAGCATAAGGTCTGAAAGTTGCCAGATTACAATGCAGCATTTTCCTTGGAAGCCAATCAAAATATAGTTGATGCTGCACCGAACACGGAGAGGCTGCTGCAGTGACTGAACAGGCCCTAGTTGATGACGATTCAATCTCGGGAAGGCTACTGCTGCAGCAGAACAAGGAgacagaggaagagggaggaagaagaggaggagaagaagagaggaggagaggaggagaagagggagaagaagggaggaggaagagagacgggaagggaggaggaaaGACGGGAGGAAGAGACGTGGGAAGAAACTTTAATCACTtccttaaaaccctaatcatgaagatagtcccctatatatagggcccaaataaacacaattaatataaaaccccttacacagaaataactcCAAATAAGCTcaaaaataacacaaataagccatACACTaataaaatgcaaacaagcccagaaataaaaatgcaaataagATGGTGGACTAGACGGGCGGATAATCAGCTCCGATGTCCCCATCAATATTTCTTCAAGGAACAGGATTAGGATGCGTATCCTGGCAAATTGGAAACCATTTTAGAACCGTTATAACAAATGGAGAGCATAAACACTTACAAAAACCTTGTGGTCCAAAATCACAAATCAAAACCAATATACTGAAAGCAAGAGTTCCGCCACTCTTAGAAACCATGGCTTTCATAAACAGAAACATAACAGCCAGTCAAACTATTTGGATTCAGCTTTTGACAAATTGCTTAAAGTTTAAAAAATGCGATTTACAAGATTAAAAAATTGAGCTGACAATTATAAAAACCTGATCAGCTCCTCGAAAGGAGTTTGACATATTTCCATCCATTGTCCCACTTGAAGCACCCATTTTATCTTGTTGGTGAAGATGGTGAGTTGAACTCTGCGATTGTTGACTAGATATGGCAAGCTGCGGAAGCTGCTGCTGTGTTTGCTGGCTGCTATTTTGTTGCTGCTGTTGTTGCAACTGAGCTATCTTCTACTACACAAAGATAATAAAGTAAGAAGGTAGAAAGTAACAGGTTGACTGTAATTTGAAGATAACTTCTTTCAAATTACAAATTCCAAATTTTCAATCTGTTTTAGTGCTGGACTGATTGTGTCGAAAGAATATATCAATGGTTACTCTTGTGCTATTTCAGTATTTACCTGTTTTGGAATCAGCAATAGCTGAACCCTCTTTCCATTTGCTTCATCTTGTTCCATAATTAAGTCAATTTCCAAGTTTTTATCATTGACCATTTATATATAGTTTGGATGGATATGGGATGTAATAAGTTTGAACTTGtcgtatacatatacatattacAAAATTCAGTTTGCATGCAATTGCAATTTTGTTTCTAGCAAAACAAACACATCCATTACCAATATTTTACAAATACACTATTATTATTTTACAATCCCACCACCGCAGAAAAAAGGGCAAAGAATACTAGGACACCACTGCTTCTAAGAAAACAGCATATAGGATAGAAAACATTAATTCAACAAGTATTAAAAAATAGGACAATTATGGATGGGTAACGGCAACaaatgaaattttaattttgccATATAATTATTTTTGCTACAGCAAAAGACATAACTACAACTGGATATCACAATTCAGCAGTTTATGTTGTCATATAGTAAAATTTAAAATGccagaattcatttcaaaaaaaatacttaGCCATATCCTAAGATAATGAGATAACATTTTCAGTATTCATGTATCCTAAGATataatgacaaaaaaaaatgcttgtAAGTCATCATGTTTTGAGATCGGgaatggttaaaaaaaaaaagtcaatacTTTATCCCTTTTCATACAGGAGTCAGTAGAAAATAATGGTCACGATAGAAGAGAGGAAACCACGTCTCAATATTTCCAAAAGAGttagaatttcctaatttgagCAGACTAACCTTGATTAACATATCTGTATCAGCACGTGGCAAGCCCGGACAAGTTTGCATCGGAGATCCAATATTTGGAATGACATCACCAGCAGAGTTTGTCGGGCCATCCTTCCCAAGAACTAAATTTCTGTTGTTCAGGAACATTCTAAGCCTTCTGCTGTCAATATCTCCAGCTGATGGAGATGGGGACGTTAAATTCTGCTGCGCCTGAAGCAATAGTGCCTGTTGTTGTGGAGTCAGAAGTTGAAGTTGGTGTAAAGGTTGCGGAGACTGCATTAATGACTTCTGTTGTAGAATTCCAGAGCGAAGTTGATCAAAGCCCTGAGTAGTTTACAGAAGAAGAAAGTAACCAGATCTACATATTGAAAGAATACGATCTCAGCAATCACTTTCATGACCTACACGACTACCACATAATCTGGATGAAACCATTACCCTAATAAAAGCTAAAGTCTCAGTTAAAATCATAGTCttgtaaaaaaaaagatcaaaagcTTATTTAGGAAGAAAGATGGAGGGGAAGCCTTTAAGATCGTGTGTTCTGCACCATGGAAGATATTGATGGTGGGTATACTTTTGAGAACATGTGTGCTGGACCATGCATGATACTGATGTCATAATGTAATCCATATTACTCCATGACTGTGGAGAAAAATGTGTAATTAGTGAATTAAAACTTGCTctgctttcattttttttcattttcttttcctcctttttcaCGAGCCTAGAAGTGTTGTTTAGATTTGTGTCAAACTTGAAACAAATTTGCTTGCTGTTCAAATGTTTAAATAGGAATGAAATAGCATATCACGACACTGGTTAGATCTAATTGAGCTCGAGACTATACCGTAGCCTTCAGTTTACAATGAAAAGTATAAAATGAACTGAAGTTCTCCACCACAAGCTATAACCACAATAATTTAACACCGatctaaattaattttcttCAGAAGCGATTCTAATTTTACATCATAACTTGTTTCATATTTTCTACAGCCCAAACAACCAGCATTTGTCAAGCATCAAAATCTACACAGCAAATATGACTGCCAAATGATAAAAGCATGGAACAACTTCCAGAATCGGCCTTTCATATCTTGACATTGCAAAAGTTATCAGTAAACGGCGGAAATGATAACTTGGGATGAGGGGGGGAAGGACAATCAAAGGGGCGTAGAATTTTTTGTGTGCATGAAAATTCAAGGCAACGGGACGGATAAAAGAAACGAGAAAAAGGAGAgtaggattttttttcttttgggtgtGTTTTGTGTGCGCGCGCAACAAGAAGGTTGAAATGCAGGATCGACCAGAGATGCTGGGAAAATTCCTCAACTAAAACAATCATGCAGTGACCGGCAATACTGGAAAAAATCCTCAACCAAAAGCATGATACAAGAGATTCAGAAGCGAAAAGCTAAGATTTCCCTTGAGGGGGGCAAAGTATTGACAACAATGTTTCAAATTTCAAGagctgaaaaaaagaaaagcattcaATTTACCATTTCTTTATCACAATGAAATGATTTGGTGGTTAGCATAGTTACTCCTAAAAAACGCTAAAAAAAGAATGATGAGCAAAAAAATGCTAAAAAAAGAATGATGGGCAAAAAATGCTAAAAAAAGAATGATGGGCATAAAAGCCACAGGACTATTGCATAAATCAAATAGAAGATCAAATTAGCCATAAGACCTAATAACAAATTCCCTAATGAAGGATAGTACACAAATCATCTTTCCTCCACAAGCTTTAATCCCTTTTCAATTAAAATATCAATATATAAAGATTACTACCATAATTTCCATGCAAAACCATGTCACTATGAGAATTAATACAAGGATCAAGAGGAGAATGAAAAGAAATACAAATTGCCCATAGAAAATCAGATTTCCACTATGCCCAGCTCTCATTCTCACTGAACACTACCTGAAAATTAATATTCAATTACCTATGACTCAATATAGGACGGGCTTCCAAATAGTATATCCAACTACTACTAGCTCCTTTCTCCTGAACAATGAAGGTCTTTTCTTCCCCCTTTCAAGATTTATGGTGCATTCCCTCATTAAGACAACAACAGGGAAGCTATTGCCCCTCACTTCCTCAAGCTTCTCCAAGATAACGCAAATCTGAAACAGAATTAGTTATCCTTAAGTTCTGCGGTAGTTTTCAAAATGAAGTGGAAGTTGTGCCAACAAAAAAAGGAAGTGGACTAATCCAATAGCTGGAAAAGGAAAAATGGGTGTTAGGTTGCAGCACCCTCTTCTTTGATGGCAGCATCCCTCTTCCGAAGTTAGGAGGGGGGAAATGAGAACCTAAGCTCCAGATCCATTGGCCTAAATAgaaaatctgaaaaattttgtgtTCTTGGGTCCATTGGTGGCCGGAGAGATTTACATTCAGAATCATTCAATAcaaataaaaacaaagaaattatGGCTGATTTTCCATAAGTGCTCCCAAAGACAATGTGTCAGTGATACTGCTAGGTAATCTACAGCCACAACCACATGAAATTAGACTTTTGAAATTAAAGGGGAGCCTGTTTTAACATGCTAGTATCATCCATTGATAGAACTTGATCGCAAAGACTTCATATCCTAACATTGATGGAATTTGTCGCTTCTTTTATGGACTGTCAGCTGGTAAGCAGACCACAGTAGAAATTCTGTTCATCATGTAAGCTTTGCACCACAAAGGGTCGGCAACTTTAAGAAGATTAAATTCTCCTAGGAAAGTGTAGTTGTTCACCACAATATGAGAGGGTTGGTGTTCCAGTTGAACCCCTCTTCTGGTGGTGATAACAGTGTAACTTAAATGTACCATCTAGCAGGCAATCTCCATACCCTTACTGAAGATTAAGTGGAACCTTTATACTCCTCCATCATGACTGTAGATAATCTTTTCAAcatcattttttaattttattctcATTATTTACAAGATCGGGTTTTTGATTAGAAGAACTATTCCCACAGATAATTAGTGTCACATTGTGATTTGCAATTTTACAGCAATTCTTTATCTAAGAGAGAAATTTCCCAATTTTCACAGCAAGTGCACAAGTTCTTCTCTGTTGAAGTTTATTTCTACATTTTACTGAAACAATAAGAGTGAAGTTATCCGGTTAGATGTTTCAAAGATGATTGACCGAGTACCAGAATGCTTGAATGAATAAGTCGAGGATTTTTTTAAGCACCAACATGCTACTTCAAAAGATCATTCTCCACAAACAATTGCTCTTGGAGAACAAACATCATATAAAAACctgattaacatgcaaatccaCTTCATAAAGCAATTAACTATAGAAATAAAGAAGACCTGGCATTTTCTAACATCTAAACGCAAAAGTTTCATACATACTGATTCAACAAGCTCCTATTCTACAAAAATCTTTATTCATTGAAATTCTCACATTTTGATAGATTGCCATTCATCATTCAGAAGGTTGAGCCCTTAGAAAAAAGATAAAGCTTACCAAGAGAGGGCACGGAATGTATGAGATACGGAAAGATAGAGAAAATATACGACTTTGGTTGAAAGAAAAGACATCCGATAAGCAAGATCTTACAAGTCCCATGACAATCAATAAAGAACTTACTGTGAGAGGCCATCCTTTCAAAGTCAAATTGCTCCCACCCTGATTTGGTCCTGCCATAGATGCAGTATATGTCAGCCTCAACTAGTTTCAAATAATAAATTTAGCCAAAGAACCAAAAATAGcaaaaattcaatttttttcctaTATTCCAAGAACtgacacatacatacatgtatacatacatacacacaaatatgcatacatacacacacacacacatgtatgCAAAATCAATAACAGCTGTCATATGACAAGTTCCACAGCAAATGACAGCAAACTAGGAATGGTACAATAACCAAAATTATCTTTCATCGTTGGATGGAAAATTCTTGGAACCTCTTCCTGTTAATTGGCATCCCATTAAACAAGGGTTATGCAAATATTAATCAGCCCAATGTCTATTAAAGATGTTATAACAGCAATTCAGATGGGGGGCATAATAGTCTAATAAGTGCATGGTTACCACCTGGCACTCCAATTAATGATCCATCAGAACCTGCACCTCTGGGAGTCAACACTTGATTCATTTCAGTCTTGATGTCCTGTTGCATAGTCTTAGTCACGCCACAAAAAGGAAGAATGAAATCACCAACATTATTTTTACAGAGATGCACCTGTGTTGATCCAGGAAGTTGTGGGTTCCTACCCTGAACTTGTTGAAAAGGGCCCGCAACACCACTAGCCGAACCATGCAAAACTTGCCTTaaacaagaagagaaaaaagaaagaaaaagaaaaaccctccATCACACAGTATACAATGCAATCAGTTGAAGCAGTTCTTAGCATGCCCTATGCAAAAATGAACGATTTTTCACTTGTGCACATATAAACAGTATCAAAAAATTCGCACAGAAAACTTTCAACAGGTCAAACGTGCTGGCACGGATACAAAGACACAAACACATATGACACAACATAATTTAACAGCGAACGAACACCAGCCAAATTATAAGACCATTATCCACTGAAAATATACGAGTAATACATTTCAGGTtgcttatattgcatatacatcCACAATTTCTATACTTAATTCACATAATAAGTATATATATCTAGTCCATTTATTAAGTAAATATTAACTTGATATGTTAAGAAACTTGATAGTTCAAGGCAAATTAAAATTTAAGCACATATGCAATATCTACTAGTAATATAATGCTATATATGTGCACAACAAAATTATGCAGGGGAGGCAGTACTTTGGTGGGCTCCTGACATCTAGCCCATGTGCGACATCTAGCCCATGTGCGCCAAGCAGTCCCAAAGTGATTTATAAAAAAGATACACATGAAGTTTCAGCCCCGACCAAAATCCACAATATCATCATAATGACAAATGGTTCAAGATGTTTAAGAATGGCGTAATTGGGAATGCGGGTAGATGCGCATGCACAAGCATCAATGTGTTTGACAATACAAAAGCACATTACACTACCAGACGATTATCATATAACACAAAGGCAACATAACAACAACTTGCAATCTACAAGAACAATAAATTCAGTTATGTTTACTCAAGCACATGCTGTCATACAATTTCCGAAACTCAAGTACATGCATCTAGGTTCTTAAGCCATAGGTACCCTGATGGCTGGCCTGAACTTGCAGCCGACTTTAGCATTGTAGCATGGTTTGGATCCAACAGCTGGCCAACATTATCCCCAAATCTCTGGTATAGCCAGATATTTCAAAATGATCAATGATCGATGATGTCATCTTAAAAACAATGAATCAGGGATAGATCTCAAGGATAAGAAACTTTTAGAAGCAACAGGGCTAACTCTGGAAGAATACCTTGATAGATGACTCATCCAAAGAATCCCTTTGAGGGGGCAACTTCAATCGCTCCTCATACATCTTTGTTGCTAAGGCATTTGCAGTTGCAGGGTTCTGTCGCATTAAAGGATCACTCGCAACTAGACCATTAGGCGTCCCATTTAGAAGATGGGTCCCATCTCTACGCTGCTGttgatgttgttgttgttgatgctgttgctgttgttgttgctgctgctgctgctgctgcacctGAGACtgatgctgctgctgctgctgcaactgAGGCTGATGCTGCTGCTGCCTCTGTAACAGAAGTTGTTGCATTTGAATCTGatgctgttgctgctgctgctgctgatgctgctgctgctgctgctgctgctgctgctgctgtggctgctgctgctgctgctgttctCGAGCTTTAATTAGTTGAGTCTGCCACAAAACCCCCCAAATAAAAATGAGACTCTTTATAAACCACAAACTCTCCAGGTAAAAGGGTCTCTATACAGACAAGACAAAAAAAAGCCATCTTCACCAAATTCTATTGCAAGAAACCTACCAAACATAAATGCAACCTTCAAGTAAATGAAAATCCCAAAAACATTCCAGACACAATACAAAGTCGAGATCAATTTCATGATCTCATGCTTCCAAATTCTTCTTTAAAGACCACATCCATAGTGGACACCCCCCCACCCTCAGTTAAAAAACTATaaatggcagatggatgtgtcACAGAAATTAGTCTCAAAAATTGATAAACATTGAACAAATCTATTGCAgaacatcaaaaagaaaaaacaggaaCCAGTTAGTCAGTATATCAGATCAGAAAGTCTCTAATATAAAACCCACCATACTCCACGAAAGTAGCATTAACATTTCCCAAGAAGCTCAAAAATGCAGTTCATTAGGCTTGGCTTTCGGCCAAAGATAATTCAAGGGATAAAGCAAGAAATCCGAATTCTCAAGACCGGATAGAATCCCAGAACAAAAGTAGATAATTTCAAATGCAAATAAAACGCACGAACATGTCAAGGATGAAGAGTAGACGGAAGCTTAAGAATAAATGAAGCAAAGAAAATTGCTTGCCTCGATGTATGATGCAGCAACATCGGAGTGCTTTTCGTTCGTTCTTGCAATAAAGATATCCCAAAACACCGACCACCATTCAAAGAGAAATCCACCCGGAGCATCAATTGCTGAAAAACCAATGGAATTTAGTATCAAAACTAAACTAAAACCAGGAAAACTCAAAAATCTAAAACCCAATGTGCATCAGACACATCGCTGCCCATCTTCAGATTCCCTTGCTACTTACCAACAGGATCTGAAGATACCTTCGCCTCCGCTTGAAATGCCTTTGCGGATGCATGCAAATTCCTCTTCACGAAATAATCATAAATATACACATCCAGCCTGTCCCCAGCATCACGCGAAAaaagaatataatataataattttcaagttcaaatccactaagaatacTACCTAATCGCAGTTCAATAACAGAGAAGGAAAATAAAGTACACAGAATTATCTTCTAAAAAAGAGGTAAAACAAAGCCTACAGCTTCAAGAACATAAGGCAGCAAAgccaaaaacaaacaaacaaacagacaaataataaataaat
It includes:
- the LOC103717444 gene encoding transcriptional corepressor LEUNIG-like isoform X2, coding for MSQNNWEADKMLDVYIYDYFVKRNLHASAKAFQAEAKVSSDPVAIDAPGGFLFEWWSVFWDIFIARTNEKHSDVAASYIETQLIKAREQQQQQQPQQQQQQQQQQQHQQQQQQQHQIQMQQLLLQRQQQHQPQLQQQQQHQSQVQQQQQQQQQQQQHQQQQHQQQRRDGTHLLNGTPNGLVASDPLMRQNPATANALATKMYEERLKLPPQRDSLDESSIKRFGDNVGQLLDPNHATMLKSAASSGQPSGQVLHGSASGVAGPFQQVQGRNPQLPGSTQDIKTEMNQVLTPRGAGSDGSLIGVPGPNQGGSNLTLKGWPLTGFDQLRSGILQQKSLMQSPQPLHQLQLLTPQQQALLLQAQQNLTSPSPSAGDIDSRRLRMFLNNRNLVLGKDGPTNSAGDVIPNIGSPMQTCPGLPRADTDMLIKKIAQLQQQQQQNSSQQTQQQLPQLAISSQQSQSSTHHLHQQDKMGASSGTMDGNMSNSFRGADQVSKNQNGRKRKQPVSSSGPANSSGTANTAGPSPSSAPSTPSTHTPGDVISMPSLQHSAGSSKPLMVFGSDGTGTLTSPSNQLADIDRFVEDASLEDNVESFLSHDDPDPRDTVGHCMDVGEGFTFTEILSTRASTSKVVCCHFSSDGKLLASGGHDKKVVLWHAENLKPKSTLEEHSLLITDVKFSPSMPRLATSSFDKTVRVWDADNPGYSIRTFTGHSASVMSLDFHPNKDDLICSCDGDGEIRYWSINNGSCVRVFKGGTTQMRFQPRLGRYLAAAAENVVSILDVETQACLHSLEGHTKHVDSVCWDPTGELVVSVSEDSVRVWSLGSANEGECVHELSCNGNKFHSCVFHPTYPPLLVIGCYQSLELWDMHENKTMTLPAHEGLIAALAASYENGLVASASHDKLVKLWK
- the LOC103717444 gene encoding transcriptional corepressor LEUNIG-like isoform X1, producing MSQNNWEADKMLDVYIYDYFVKRNLHASAKAFQAEAKVSSDPVAIDAPGGFLFEWWSVFWDIFIARTNEKHSDVAASYIETQLIKAREQQQQQQPQQQQQQQQQQQHQQQQQQQHQIQMQQLLLQRQQQHQPQLQQQQQHQSQVQQQQQQQQQQQQHQQQQHQQQRRDGTHLLNGTPNGLVASDPLMRQNPATANALATKMYEERLKLPPQRDSLDESSIKRFGDNVGQLLDPNHATMLKSAASSGQPSGQVLHGSASGVAGPFQQVQGRNPQLPGSTQVHLCKNNVGDFILPFCGVTKTMQQDIKTEMNQVLTPRGAGSDGSLIGVPGPNQGGSNLTLKGWPLTGFDQLRSGILQQKSLMQSPQPLHQLQLLTPQQQALLLQAQQNLTSPSPSAGDIDSRRLRMFLNNRNLVLGKDGPTNSAGDVIPNIGSPMQTCPGLPRADTDMLIKKIAQLQQQQQQNSSQQTQQQLPQLAISSQQSQSSTHHLHQQDKMGASSGTMDGNMSNSFRGADQVSKNQNGRKRKQPVSSSGPANSSGTANTAGPSPSSAPSTPSTHTPGDVISMPSLQHSAGSSKPLMVFGSDGTGTLTSPSNQLADIDRFVEDASLEDNVESFLSHDDPDPRDTVGHCMDVGEGFTFTEILSTRASTSKVVCCHFSSDGKLLASGGHDKKVVLWHAENLKPKSTLEEHSLLITDVKFSPSMPRLATSSFDKTVRVWDADNPGYSIRTFTGHSASVMSLDFHPNKDDLICSCDGDGEIRYWSINNGSCVRVFKGGTTQMRFQPRLGRYLAAAAENVVSILDVETQACLHSLEGHTKHVDSVCWDPTGELVVSVSEDSVRVWSLGSANEGECVHELSCNGNKFHSCVFHPTYPPLLVIGCYQSLELWDMHENKTMTLPAHEGLIAALAASYENGLVASASHDKLVKLWK